CCCAGTGCTCGctcattctttcctctcttcccaggGCTCCCTCTGGGCCCACCACAACCATGCACTCTTTCCAGCCTTTCTCCACCCAGAAGAGGATGTTTTGGGcagttattttttccatttgcacCTGTGTCAGCTCTGGCTATGTGGAGGACCAAACTCTTAAGGAATCAATCATGCAGGCAAGGAGACACTTTTGAACAGGATAAGATTTCAGGCAGAAATTATAGTAGGTATGCAGCTGCCCAGCCCCTCATCCATTTATCTCCCCAATCTTTCaaccagcaaatatttattaagcatctactacgTGCTTTCCCAGGCACTAAATTCTACAGTGAATGGGATGCAATGGTGGGCAAGACACAATTTTTCCTTCAAGGATCTTACAAGCCTAATGGCAAGAATCCTCCTAAGAGGGACTTCGACTATCCAGGTTTCTGGAAGTGGCCGCTAAACTGAAATGGAATGGTTAGCCAGTGGGTAAGGAACCATGTGTGGAGAGGTCTAAGTGAGAGAGAGCAGAACTTTGGAGAAATCCTTCCCCACTGGCTGCCAGGCCGGGCTGCGAGAACAGCCACAGTTTTCATTTGCAAAGCCTGAGGGGCTGGGtgctcagtctcctgggctccaaGTGCATGATGCATAAAAATGGGCCATTCTCTTTCCAGCTGCACAGTGCCAGCATGCCACAGGGCTGCAGAACTATCACCTCTGAACCTGGAGGCTGAGCCTGAGATGTCCATCACAGTAGTGGATGATGGGTTGATTGTAAGGAAGAAAACTTTCTAAACCATTTGTGTCTGGTCTCACCCCGGCTCCCACAGGACTTCACGATGACCCTGTACCTGCGGCATTACTGGAAGGATGAGAGGCTAGCTTTCTCCAGCGCCAGCAACAAGAGCATGACCTTTGATGGCCGGCTGGTGAAGAAGATCTGGGTCCCTGATGTCTTCTTTGTTCACTCCAAAAGGTCGTTCACTCATGACACCACCACTGACAACATCATGCTGAGGGTGTTCCCGGATGGACATGTGCTGTACAGCATGAGGTAGCTGTCTGGGGGCCACTGTTCCTTTGTCCAATGCCATTCCAGTATGTGTGGTCAGGCCCTTTGGCCCTGAAGACTGTCACTGTGGTTGGGTCTGTGGGTTCCTGGATGGGAGGAGCCTTCTGATGCCAGTCAGAACTATCTAAACATGACATGGCCACCCCGGCAGGGGATGACTTCCCCATCACTGGGGGTCTTAAGCTTGGGTGAGAAGACTACTTTGGCTGGAATGAGACAATGACCTTCCATACGCTGTACCTTCTGTTCCCTGAGAGCATGTCATTCTAGTTGATTggtaataaagatttttttttaaatagcctttaaaaaaaaaaaaaaacattttaaaaaagcgTCCTCCCATCCCCCCCTAAAAAATAGCTACTGTGTATTGAGGGCTATTGCAGACTGGCTTCTGGAGTACGGGGAGTCACGTAAGCAGTCATGTtacacatctttaaaaaaaaatgcttttttcctACTTGTCACTGATGAAGCTCATTGTCCCACATCCCCCTGGTCTGCTTGTACAGTTCACCAGAATGCAATGCTGATACTAGACACTTCTGGCCTTGGGTGGAAGTTGAGCAGGGGGCCTCCCAGGTATCTCCTGAGGAGGTGGCCCTGCTGGCTGAGGGCAAAGCCCAGAGAGAGGCACGGGAGAGAGCCATTAGCAGCCAGCACCGCCagtggctggggaaggggcgcACCAGCCCAGTAACAGGGATCTGGCAGAGCACTAATCCTCTACTACAGACGACAAAACTCTAGAAGTTAAGGTTCTATAACTCAGATAACTATGTTTCCAAGCTTCTGCAGCCGATGTGAGGAGGCAGCTGCTCGGTTGTGTACTGTGCCTTCTTGCTCTGTGCATATGTAGGAGCCAATAATTCACTGCACAAGCCAATACGTGACTCTGGGTTGTCTAGGATTACGGTCACTGCCATGTGCAACATGGACTTCAGCCACTTTCCCCTGGACTCCCAGACCTGTTCTTTGGAGCTGGAGAGCTGTAAGTATCAGCATTCCTAATTCCtttgtcttctttcctctctgaTCTTGGTGCCATTTTAGTAATCATGAGGCTGAGCCCTGCCTGCCAGCATTAAGACCTATTTACCTCTGGACTGGCACGGGATTTCCCTGTTACTTCACCCTGCATCAGAAGCAAAGGAGTCACATTAACTTGTTTTCCTCTTCCCAAAGATGCCTATACAGATGAAGATCTGATGCTGTACTGGAAGAATGGGGATGAATCCCTAAAAACAGATGAGAAGATCTCCTTGTCTCAGTTTCTGATTCAGAAATTTCACACGACTTCCAGACTGGCCTTCTACAGTAGCACTGGTAGCTATCTTTTGCCACAATCTGATTCAAATGTGCAAGAAAGCATATTTGAATTCTTCTTCAGCCTTAACCCCAAGGAAAATacgttttgtgtgtgttttgttttttgttttgagacaaggtctcactctgtctcccaagctggagtacagtggcgagatcatggttcactgcagcctcaacctcccaggctcaggtgatcctcccatgtcaacctcctgattagctgggcctgtaggcacgtgccaccatgcccagccaatttttttttttttttggtagagatgaggtcttactatgttgcccaagctggtctcgaactcctggactcaagcaatcctcctacctcgggctcccaaagtgctgggactgcaggcgtgagccatcatgctcagcctaaattttgattattaaaataatgtagCCTAGAATACGTTCTGGCTTCTGCCtaccacgagttcgagaccagccttgccaacatggcaaaaccccatctctactaaaaatacaaaaattagccgagcatggtggcacgcccctataatcccagctacttgggaggctgagacaggagaattacttgaatctaggaggcgaaggttgcagtgagctgagatcgcgccactgcactccaacctcagggacagagtgatactctgtctcaaaaaaaaaaaaaaaaaaaaattacccaggcatggtgacacatgcccttggttctagctactcaggaggctgagtagggaggattgcttgagcccaggagtttgaggctgcagtgagctatgattgtgccattgcactccaccctgggcaatagagcaagaccctgtctctattcaaaaaaaataaggagagagaaatagaatAAAGGTTCCCAGGAACTCATGGGAGGGGGAatggagagttattgtttaatggctGCAGAGTTTCTATGTGAGATGATGAACAAGTTCTGGCAATGAATAGTGGTGAGGGTTGTACTATATTGTGAATAATATACTTAGTGCCAGTGAACTGTACACTAGCCTGGGCATTGGAGGCCTGCATTGAAACAAGCGCAACTGACTCTAGCTAAGGCTTTGGAAAAGCCTCTAAGAGTCTCATTTCCTCATGTCCCAAATGTCAGACTTTAGAATCATGTGAACAGCCTATTTCTTTCTGTGACAGATGTGGAGTTTACATGGTAAAGGGTTAGGGTCTTACAATAAAGGTGACAATTTCACAACAAAGGTGACAGTGACCAGAGCCTAGctcccccagctcctgcctcagTGGTACTGGCCTCAACAAAATAGAACTATTCCAACCTCTCATGCTCTTGAGCAGCAAGTCACTCAAGAAATATGGTTGTAAtttggaaattacaaaaacagaacaaacaactatagcctaggcaacatggcgaaacctgtctctacaaaaaaatacaaaaaaaaaaaaaattagctgagcatggtggcacacacctgtagttccagctactcagaaagctgaggtgggaggatcgcttgagcttgcgaggttgaggctgcagtgagctgtgagtgtgccactgtactccagcctgggctacagagcaagaccctgtctcaaaaacaaacaaacaaaaacccaaatgaCTAAAACTTCCCTTCTGTTTAGTTCTACCCTTTCCCAAAATACTGTGAAGAGAAGTTAGGTAATACCAACTAAGATAGTAAATGTACTAGATATTGGCAAGATATTTATATATAGGAGAAAGTGCTTAGATTTCGGAAAAGAAAGGTATTATGTTAAGCCAACTGATCATTAATTTCAACTTTCTGTTGCTGATGAGGGCCATGTCAGTGAAAGACGGGTTCCCAGGGACACAGTTTGCTTTTACCTCTCAGATGGAACCTCATTggcttcttgctgtgtcccccaggctggtaCAACCGTCTGTACATCAATTTCACGTTGCGTCGCCACATCTTCTTCTTCTTGCTCCAAACATATTTCCCCGCCACTCTGATGGTCATGCTGTCCTGGGTGTCCTTCTGGATCGACCGCAGAGCTGTGCCTGCCAGAGTTTCACTGGGTAAAAGCATTTCATAAGATGTGGTAGGGTGGTTATTTTTTCCAACTTATCACTAtgtttacaaaaagtaaaaatcattatTTAGAGTTCTTAACTGATGAGCTGTTAGAGTCAGAAGGAGCAACTTCTCCTGCTTCTTGCCTTTACCATCTAGAtgctggcctcagtttcctccacatTGTGAGAGCCAGAGGGAGTAAAACAACATCAACTGTGACTGCATCACTTCAGAAAGATTTGGGGTATAGACTTCGACAACTGGCAGTATCAGAGCTCAGTATTTGGATAAATAAGATGATTCTGCAAATGCCAACAATTCCTTCTGTAAATACAAAAACTTCATTTGCTGGCGTTGTTCAGACAGACTGAGGGCTTGGAAGCAGGGCACAGAATATGAGATTTCTGGGAAAAGGAGGGCCACGTTCCCTGGAGCTGTGGTTTAGCCTTTTACCGACCCTGAATTCAAGAGTGAGAGTTTACAACACGTCGTTGTAAATTTAGACAACATTAGGTTGGGCTTTGAGAAAGGTGAGGGTTTAAGCAGCAAGACAGAGTGAAGAAGAATCGCGCACGATGGGCCTCTGGGAATTTTCACAGTCTTCAGGGACTTTAGATGAGGGAGAATGTGCCTATTCCTTGAAGTCTGGGAACGTTCCTTCTGAGGTGTCCTTTAGTCGCTGTCTTAATTCCACATGAGAACAGGTCCTCTCCTTGTCGGCCACATCACAGAAACGCAGTGCCGGAAGGATAATGTGCCTGAAGGATAATGAGACAAGCAGCGGGTTGGCTCCAGGGAGAATAGGCCTGGCTGCTGGTGGGGCAGATCCTTGCCCCTCTCCGAGGCAGAAACACACCTGGTACTTTCTCACGTGGTTTAAGAGATACAGAGTAATCGTGACTTAGTGAGATGTGGGGGCAGTTCTAGACCTCTGTCAGCAGCCCAACTAAGGCCAGGTGTTGCAGGTATCACGACGGTGCTGACCATGACCACCATCATCACGGGCGTGAACGCCTCCATGCCGCGTGTTTCCTACGTCAAGGCCGTGGACATCTACCTCTGGGTCAGCTTTGTGTTCGTGTTCCTCTCGGTGCTGGAGTACGCGGCCGTCAACTACCTGACCACCGTGCAGGAGCGCAAGGAACGGAAGCTGAGGGAGAAGGTGAGAGGGCTTCTTCCGCCCTTGTCTAAGTCCATGCTACTGGGTGAAAATGAACGTTGGCTGGGCAGGGGGCAGAGGCAGGGTTGCATGTAGAAAAAGGAGATGTTTGTGCAAAAGGAGGAGGATGTTGTTCTAGAATAGGTTCTGGCTTCTACCCCAAAGGATTCCAGAAAGAGGAAGGTCTTTGGACAAAGACTAGGAACAGGAAGGCTTGGGTCTTAGACAACCCAAGTTGAGTAACTTTGCCATCtgtgctgagcctcagttttctcatctgtcaaagggAAATTACAGAACCCTCACCTCTACTGTAAGAGTCACATGAGATATGTATGTGAAAGTTGTTTTGATCTTTCACATACATCAGGATCTAGACAAACAAACTTTCACTATTATTACTGAACATGTCTAGGGACAATGTCTCCCTGTCTTATGACCAGAGAAGGGAGAGTTCTAGaacaaaaaaacacctttatTTATCAGTGCCAGGTGAAAATTCAGCCACAGTAAGGATTaaagctaaatattttatatgtatttctttaaaagaaaaaaacttctatGTGTGGATGCAGAAACAAGTTGGAAATACTATATTAttggtctggcatggtggctcatgcctataatcccagcactttgggaggccgaggtgggcagatcacttgaggtcaggagttccacaccagcctggccaacatggtgaaaccccgtctccactaaaaatacaaaaattagccgagcatggtggtgcatgcctgtaatcccagctactcgggaggctgaggcaggagaatcccttgaaccagggaggcagaggttgccatgagctgaaattgcaccactgcagtccagcctgggtgacagtccaGTCCTTGCTGGGAGtccagcaagactccatctcaaaaaaacaaaataaaaaaataaatactatactATCTATATTGTACTGTACTATATTATactacagttgatccttgaacaaggCAGGGTTGGGGGGCTGACCCCTTGTGCAGTAGAAAATCCAAGTATAACTTTTGGCTcctccaaaacttaactactaatggCCTcatgttgactggaagccttactgataagaTAAATAGTCGATTAACACCTATTTTGTATGTGTATTATAAACtacattcttacaataaagtaagctagagagaaa
This genomic stretch from Chlorocebus sabaeus isolate Y175 chromosome 13, mChlSab1.0.hap1, whole genome shotgun sequence harbors:
- the GABRR2 gene encoding gamma-aminobutyric acid receptor subunit rho-2, which encodes MPYFTRLILFLFCLMVLVDSRKPKRKRWTGQVEMPKPSHLYKKNLDVTKIRKGKPQQLLRVDEHDFSMRPAFGGPAIPVGVDVQVESLDSISEVDMDFTMTLYLRHYWKDERLAFSSASNKSMTFDGRLVKKIWVPDVFFVHSKRSFTHDTTTDNIMLRVFPDGHVLYSMRITVTAMCNMDFSHFPLDSQTCSLELESYAYTDEDLMLYWKNGDESLKTDEKISLSQFLIQKFHTTSRLAFYSSTGWYNRLYINFTLRRHIFFFLLQTYFPATLMVMLSWVSFWIDRRAVPARVSLGITTVLTMTTIITGVNASMPRVSYVKAVDIYLWVSFVFVFLSVLEYAAVNYLTTVQERKERKLREKFPGMCGMLHSKTMMLDGSYSESEANSLAGYPRSHILTEEERQDKIVVHLGLSGEANAARKKGLLKGQMGFRIFQNTHAIDKYSRLIFPASYIFFNLIYWSVFS